The nucleotide window TAGCCATTCAAGAGAATCTGACAATAAAGAACAactaaatatcaattttcaacCAGACTCTAATAACCAATGCATCATTTCAGAAGAACAGAATCTAAATATTGATCATTCAGTTGGCAGGAATAGAAAACAGTCAGAAAAGCAACGTATATCTGATCTCCGTAAAGTCAGAAAGCCATATTCACTTCTGAAAGGAAGCAATAAAGAGGTTTTATGTTCAGCATTACTTAAGCGTTATCTTatggataaaagtaaaaataaagctgATCCTTTAGAATGCTTTTTTAGTGGAGTTAGTGCAACAGTCAAACAACTGTCACCCTACtatcaaaatattgcaaaatctAGAATATTCTCCATAGTTACAGATTTAGAGATGAAGCAAATAATggaaacaaaaagtaattcaaatgaaaatttatcagttaaacaaATGAACCAAGATCCAACACATCCACATGAAGAACAGTTTAGTGTTAACAAGTACACTACTAATGATCAACCTACCCAGAAACTTagcacattaaatataaatgtaccaTCTAGTCTTTATAACATGCAGTCAAAGTTAACATACAATGAATTTGATAACCTTTCCTCTTTTTATCCACTTCATTCATCAAATACAAAATTGGAAGGTATCAGTGtttgattttgtataaaatatgttgTGCTTTTTAAGTATCAGGTATTTAAGAATATTGTTCCACAAAAGgatgtaaaatcattaaattgtcATGTTTAAATTAGTAAATCTATATGAATATAGAAAAAGTTGTGATGTATTATGAAATGTCTTTGTTGTCCATATTGTACGTATGAATAAAACtatatgaagaaattattaactttcattatattaaaaaataaactaaattgcaTTTCATCATTTACCTTCTAGTGTATTTATCTTCTGGTCACAAACCTGACAAACTAATATTTGTTAGGTATGGGGGTGAATTTATTCTATAGTTTATCCTGACCCCTGTAAGGAAAGACATCTGCCTTGTGATGATCACACACCACCTCCTTCATtcctagccttgatgggctttactggaggtcgtcagTTTAGAAGTCTAAAACCTCATAACACaatacagtcatcagtttggcctctgatGCTACCGATACAATGCatcagcagacatttccatcaatgCTTTTACACAACTTATCACctttgtatggcctcttccaaccacaaccccacccctaccataacttacaactctcaTCTGTGAAATTAACTGATTGGTGGAAGTGTGATCCCCACGCCTTCCTATatataacttcaattagactaagcactcagatcattacttgattgagtctttaaacaccaaaaatactattctcataccaataaaagaaaatgttgatcgcaacaatggCAATTTTGTCTAACAATTCAATTGACTCATAGTTctcttgatttaattaaaaatcaagaaacagattcacagatTTAATAAGCCTCCAATGAAAAAATACCCTacctctctctctatctctctctctctctctctctctctcgctctgcTCTGCTCTGCTCTGGTCCGATTTTGTGAGTGCCttcccacaccgcagctccaaTCTTGGCAAAGTAAGCACCCAGCCAGGTCCCTAGCTAGCACTTTGGTTGCTATTCTACCTATACATCCAGAACACTATCAGACCCCCTCAGCCATCTATGAAGCAAGAATCTAAGCAAGCCAGCAAATATATTCCATTCCCTTTCAATTTTACAATTAACTTGCAGatttaatcaaaccaaatctggccagcCTATCTTGAAAAGTActatgtccagaaagaaactatGCAGTATGGCGAGTGGGGGAAATCCACCCAACTACCTGCATATTTCTTACATGAGGAAAAATACCAGCATGTAACAGCCATAGCACAATTCAGTCTCGAGCTACAATGTGGGAAGGTGTAGGGATTGACCATGCTGCTGAAAGCGGACAATCAAAAGGGGGCTACAACTTTAAAGTTGTGCAGAAGTTTAGTCAAATTACTTACAAAATCATTTGAGGtgtcattttaaaacaaagtgtATTAGGTTTTTACTCTTCTAATGCAGTAGTACAAAGTGCACCATTACACTATCTCACAGAAGTCCAATTGGTTACAATTGTCAGTGAATTGGTCAAGCTGGCTTAGCTCCATGACCACCTTGTTCCTCAGACTAGACCCCACTCAGTTTTTTAGGgggtttcatttaaaatgaagtgcttcttttgtttttactctCTAAACTTGTTGGACTCAGAAATGTAATCACTGCCAAATTACTTTCTGCAATCAAGTTTGGATAGAAAttgattaaaatggaatattgcTGTACTTCCAGTGACATTCACATCAAACTAAAGTTACTGTTTCATggttttatggaaattttatgaGTTTTGCTATAAAATGGCATCAAATCtgataaatgttttgaaaaaaaattttaatcacttgTATGGATTATGTTAAAGATTGTATATTAGCCATTTCAGAGATGACAAGTAAGATAACTGCTTCAGCATTTGCCTGGAAGGATGAAAGGGAGTCATGGAAAAAACCTTATCATAACaacattacaaaattcaaaactatcaattaaaaaatataatttagttagtCAATTTattaatccataaaaataatattatgaaataatatttattcagacATGCAAAgctcttcaaatattaaaattagaaccCAATAAAATAGCAATTCTAAAGGCGTTAATTGCTAATCATTTAAgtataacttgaacaaaataagcaaaaaatccaggtttatttaaataatatctattatttaaatattcatcgaaagagtaatattttttctaaaaagaaaatctttaaatttaactttaaataaatagacggaaaatataaaaaaaaaaaactttaaaaaaaaaataaattgaaaaatcttttaaataattaggtatttattaaaaatatatacaaactgAAGTATAATATAATCATTTCTCATCAACTGAACTATAATGTTTTGTAATGTGAAAATGGTGGCATTGTCTGGTAGAAGCTATTGATTTACGGAATGCATTCTCTGGAATGTAAGGATATTACAGAAGCATTGATGTATAAAGAAACATCTTTTTACCAAGGTACAAGACTGTGATATGACAGAAAAAGCATTTCAGGAATAGATAATTGGTCTCCTCTTTGGACTGCATTATATGACAATTTACTAAAATTGAAACTtccaaaaaatgtacaatattgtATTTGTACATGGATATCATAAGAAATATAGGTTATTGCTAATAACAGCCATTAtgcatacatatttaaatattcatagaaAGAGAGAATATAGAGTGCTAATAACATTATTGCCCCTAAAGTTAATTCATCCAAAAACATTAAATGCTTCACCAGTCTAGGCTTTTAGCTGCAGTAATTTTTGATAAGACAAATGAAAgatgattgaaaaattaagtgcaagcaacacataaaaaaatatttattaagaataaactcaaataaaattttctggaaaGATTTCAGAATAGAAGAAATATTGTTGGACTTATAAGCTCATTCCCAGCCTGAAGAAATGAGTAGAACATAGAGATAAAATATTATCTCACACAGGCTATGACAGTACATTGCTTTTTTTAGAAGTACATTTAACAATTCATGCTAAAAGCCAATGTGTGAGTATTTGCACTTCATAAGATAATGTGTAACATGCATTTTTCAGATCCAAAAAGCCGGCAGCAGAGTGACAAAGTACAAAAACAGCAAAAGATGTTACACCAGAGAGTTTAACAGTATTAATGGTATTTTCAGAGACAAATTAGAGAAACATTGAAACCTTTGTTAAGAAATGTTAGAAAGAAAGGACCATGTATTTAAGTAAATTCGTATGAAAGCATAACTCagcataaatgtaaaatgtagaaTGAATATATTTACATGTTGCATGCATTTACTGTAATTGTGAAGTAAATGATATAGGTAAATatgtatgagagagagagagagagagagaaatgaaTGAGAGAAAACTGAAAGTTGCTACCTCCCTTTTGTTAAGTAATAGTTCTGCAGGCAGGTGAAAAAAAGATCTACATACAGAGAacagttttaatgaataaatatttcacattatttgCAGATGGCATTTTGTCACTAGATTGCTCCTGGTGTCTGCTTGAAGATTTCGACCTACTATTTAaaggtcatttaaaaataaagataagactAATACTAATAAAGATAAGAATAATCTAGTATTTAAAGGGTCTGTAGTGTATAGCaactattaaataatatgctctgcaattattactttttctttatttattatgttagcCAATAAGAAAATTCCAAATACATTTAACaagaaagtttacaaaattaCTGTAGCACCTGAAATATAGGAAATCAGAATGACTAAAATGGCCAAGTGCGACttccttgtaagataaaaatgtatGAGTGACATCGTTGCACAGAGTTAAAATGTACAGGAAAGTTTTCAGATgacattaataatagaaaaataattagagaATTGATGATAGTGATTTGGACAtacgaagtgtgtgagaaaagtaataagactgactttttacttaccaaagtttttattttttcaaacaacaatattatccccttcaaagcaATTCCCTTAGGCAGCTATACGCTGGTGAactcgttgttcccactcctggtagcagcgctggaaggcttcaactggtagggcttttaactggtcggtcacagttttttgaatgttctccagagttccaaaatgatgtccttttaagatatgtttcaattttgggaaaaggaaaaagtcacaaggactcaaatcaggtgaagaggagggttgaggaaccgtaggaatgcgttttgaggtcaaaaattccctgatggaaatggccgtgtgacacaggacattgtcatgatgaagcatccatttgtctgcaatgtctggtctcatgcgaatcactctttcctgagcctttcaaggacacctttgtaaaacacttggttgacagtttgtcctggcggaacaaattctttatgcatgatacccctactgtcaaaaaagcaaatcagcatggttttgatctttgatttgctcattctacattttttcggtcgaggagatgactgagtgtgccactcttcactttgccgctttgtttcaggatcttactcaaatatccaggattcttCACccgtgatcacacgattgaagaattcttgtcAATGTCAATCCTATCAAGAAGATCAAcccacacgtttcttcgattgtcctttgttccgttgtgaggtttttcggcaccaatttcgcataaACCTTTTgtatgtccaaatcgtctgtcaaaatttgatgtacagtgaaagtgtttaaatttaactgttcactcatcatccttattgttaaacgagggtctgatctcataagaaccctcacacgctcaacgtttttgttagattttgaagttgaaggtctccctgagcgaagttgatcttcaacgtgttctcggccttccaaaaatgatttgtaacagcggaaaacttgtgctcttgataagcaatattTCCCATAGACCTGTTTCAGCTTTTCAAAGGTTACACTCGTTGGTCCCCTAAGTTTAACACAATACTTGATTGctcaacgttgctctaaattccgatgctccatttcgtaacacacaacaaaaacacattttcactgacggcgctgtcaaaaataatatgttggttgaacagagttgaaacttgtactgagcatgtggaagggatgaacaaaccggtctagcacagaccggtagacacagtgtTGTCAGATCattcgcagtgttaccaatctgataacttttctcacacaccttgtattaCATAGAAGGATGAAGAGTAGAATGATTAGTAAAATAGAATGATGGCATATATAGAAGAACGTGAACTTCACGACCAAAAACATGTGAATGAAAAATACAAgatataaaatttcagaattgATTAGTTgatatggaaacaaaaaaaaaagactttctgAGCCTATTAACTAGAAAAACAGAAGTAATGACAAGCTTGGAAGACAATGAATgtgcattaaaaaaatctatagttcattttttataggcctttttaacaaaaaaatatgtcatcCACTAAGATGCTATAATTCATCATTCTTTCTCTTAATTTGAATGACATCCAACCACAACCTACTGTCTTTTGACCAAGTTctgcaaaaaaattggtttctaCAAGCTCTTCATTGATAGGAATATGtcataggaaaaagaaaggactTAATACAGTCAGTAGATTATCAGTACATACATAATTGGTTCTGCATATCAACTGGAGTCTAGTTGGGTAGTAAAACTTATACATTCCACACCACACCATTCAtagcttaaaaataaagattgcGAAAATGTGTCTGATTGCAATGTAGACTGGGTAACTGGGCAGACAAGAAAAAACAACAAGAACAAGAACCTTCACAAGAATTGACTTGATTTACTACTCTTAAGACCTACTCTTTGCATACATTGTAAAACAagcactgaaataaaaattatctttttaaaatttatttaaaaattatgctggATAGGATTAAAAGTtcagtatattataatacaagAAGTTGTTAATATAAGTCCATAAAAGAGGAAGACCTTTTGGCTAGATAAGAAGTAAAAATACTGTAGTTTCTTTTGGTACTGAATAGCTTATCCAAAACTGCACAGCAGCTTGTTACATACAGAGCAAAGTGAATGTGGTCAAATCCAATCCCcagacaaaaaaatatcaatactcataatttaaatatctatattattGTTAAGCGTGGTTGTTGCTGCCCCCTTGTAATGCATTAAATATCCTCCATTGgtagttttaaatagttatagCTGACGTATCTGCTtctcattttttacaattacttctCAGTCAAAAAATCAGTGTTATGTCAACAATCTGATGATAAGCATACTGTTTCTATTtcttatgaaaacatattttgttttccaCTAATCAGCATTGCTGGTtgcatactgtattttataacatatttgatttcttttaaaagaaataaaaagattatttacaaataattttatagtgtGTGATCAAAGTGACAAAGGTTCTGATCAcaattatgtttataaacaaccagtaacatatttctttttcaaattaccAATGGGTtttcaaatacaataacaattataactCGTGCTGTTTAATTACAGAAAACACTGAAATGCAtgcattatttatacaaacaaggtaaaaactgaaatcaaacagatttttaatgtaaagatatttttcaCAGACCTTGAATTAACAGTAAGAAtattagaaagttttaaaaaaacattgggAAATTGTAGATTTTATCATGACAAgtaaatataatcttataaaaaaacaaaaaataaaactgttggaGTGACACAACCCTAAATccctttttaatgaaaataatgtatggTGGTATTCATTTGTTCAACAAAGTATTAATTCAGGaagtaaatcaagaaaaaaaaaattttagcattgaaataaTCAGTAACAAACAGCATTACTTCTCTGGCAAGAgatgaagtaaagaaaaagaaacatacaTCCAGTGAAGTCATATACCAGTAAAAAGGATGtctgaaatctttaaaatatacatcTGATTTTATAGAACATTATACTGTCCAAATAGTTCAAAAGGAGTAAGAGTATGTCTACAAGCAGTACAGATAATTGTTCTAGTCAGATTAGATTTTAGGTCAATACCTAAGCCAAAATAGTGCAGGTTTGTCATTCTCTTCTGCAGAAGATGAAGGGAGAGAAAGGATCTATGAAGAAATAGATTATGGAATCAAATATATAAAGGAGGTGAATACTTGCTGGAAAGCTCCAGCAGGAGAAGAATGAGCTCAAAGAAATGCAAGAACAACTGTATTTTCAGAATTCTACAGATAAATCAATGATTTAAAACATCCGTTTTAAAAATCCCCAAAAAGGTAAGAATGGAAAGACTAGGAAGTTAAAAGATGCCAGATAgacaaggaaagtaaaaaatctgatgtggacatcacatgacttccttttatgcctattaaattacattacacgtTTTTTggtacacttcatttaaacttatttcatctgaaagtgagatacgatcctcaaattctttaataaagtggacagttaatcaattgcattgtggtggacaccacattttttgtggtttctgtatcagtattttatatttgtttatatatcaattttgtttcacatcactCAAGTAGTTACGTGGTGTAAGTGAGGATGTGTTGGATCCGTAATCATGGATACATCGATTAGAATCtgactaatacattttttaactttttttttaatttaaatgatttattgataattattaacctctgtaaaaatgtttaaccaaAAGAGGGAGAATTGTTATTTTggtaacattttgtaaattattaatggaTTATAAAGAGAGTGGCTAAAGTAAGGTAGAAATCATACTTGTAAGGACAGCTTtcattcaaaaaagaaatcttcttGAATCAAAACACAgatttaagaaatacaaaaatattctttaaaatactttactGGATTGTAATGCTTTATGGTAGAGAATTATGGACAATAGTTAACGCAGGAAAAGAACATAGCATTTGGAATGCGGTGTTGCAGTAAGATGTTGAATTCAGATGGTTTGATATGAAGACAGACAGGATAAGAGAGAAATTTGTTGCACAATTTTGTAAAGAGATGAGCTAGATGTTGGAAGTTTAACTATTCAAAATGACTGATATGTACTTTACACTAACTGAGAAAACACACTGAATGAACAAGAGTAAAGGTTGGCATGGAAAACGTTGTGAAAACCTATCTAAAAAAACTCGCTTTATTTGttgtacagagtgtcccatataaaacgcaacccatcaatcactcatccatgaaatttcaaaagtcaagcttactccccactgaaatggactcgtccaacatctgaacatcgcggcgatgcagtagaacactaccgatagtaacaacaatgcaatcataacgttcagtgtattgctagagacaagatcgtgttttcgctagatgaacgtgttttcattgttgagtcgtacttcagtgcgaaatcagtggttgcagtgcaagatttttttcgccataagtacccagataaactagctcctaacaaaatatcagtattaaggttagttgcaaaatttagagagactggttctgttaataacaaggaacacaaaagatctgcgtcagtattaaatacagatacagtcaatgaaatcaaagaccgagaactcgcctcgccaaatataTCGATCatacgtttgtctgctgaaattaatttgtctaaaccAACTGTTCatccaaacaattacaattacgaccttatcgcattcaaacgattcatcaacttcttgagcccgacaaagaaaaacggctacaatattgtcaatggttccgtcgatttctgagtgagggaattaatgttgtggattcgttattttaaacagatgaagcacggtttcatttggatggctacgtaaacagccaaaacagtagaatttggagtgctgaaaatccccacgtttatcacgaaaaacaattacacccgcagaagttgcgcgtgtggtgcgcgatattgcggaagaaaataatcgggcctatttttttttcgagtacgCCATTAATGCAGACCTATATCAgggtattttatttcagttcattgcactcttggaagaggaagaaagacactgctggctacaacatgacggtgcgacatcgcactacgcaggttcaacttctgatttcgttgaggaattctttggtaatcgtgttatcggtcgaggcttgtggccaccaaggtctccagatttgactgcggcgcaTTTTTATCTATGggtttacctcaaagaaaaagcctacagcaacaacccacgaacacttgaacaattgaaagtcaatattgaacaagctgtattaaatatccagccaaaactttgaaaaaagttgcaagaaacgatgtaaaaagaattgaagattgtattcaagaagatggcggccacttccaacgtttactctaaatgtaaggtaatggatggtaataataaaaattacatttacatttacacgtgcctttttattatttcaatacctaccaatataaggttgggttgcattttatatgggacacctgtagaTCCAGAGTTAGGGCAGACATTAATAAGCTATCAAAGATTTACACACACCAAGCATATTGCAGCcctttatttgttgaaatatgtTCTTAATAAAGGgaacatttttacatatattaagaaGGAAAGTCATGCCTAATaatatttcctaataataattgtttaatatataaatgcaagtattttaatttcaatttttttatttttttatcctttttaggatttatttcaagatttattaaatttaatttattacaattttttatttgtagcatttctttttatttttctcccaAACTGAttgaaactttattacaaaattttgtgtCCCTATGGGACACAGGTGACAACATATATACATTTCtaggttgtaaaatattttctcataaactCTTCTAACGACTAAGTTTGTTAAGTCTGAGTCTAGTttgttaaacaatacatttcacAGAAATATTCCAATTAATCTGTTTAAAAGGTCGTATTCCCATAAAGTGTaccaataaaaacatttactatcAGCATAgtggttaataataaaatacaaaaaaacacaaatatttttttttttaatttttaatgcacctattacaatacataaataaatacacataatatattttctttattataaaaatgatataatgttCCTGAACTACAAAATACTAACTttcataatgtataataataacttGCCCAGCATTGATTAGAATAATAGGTAAGCAATACTATTTATGAAGAATAACTTTTTCTTGTAACCTTTCATTCAATGTTACTTCACAGATGCTATTTCTAAACCACTTTATGACTGCTTAACACaaactgcttttaaaaaatagatagttATCTTATGATAGAAATTAAGGAGTGGTAAAATTTTCTtagtcattaaataatttatatgtgaagagattaaaaattgtcccacaaaaaataaatagtgataataaaaatggttaaaaaaccATTATACTGTTGgtgtaaataagttttattaatggaaatgaaaaaaaattacacataaatctACCTAATACTAGAACTTATGTAGTTAATCTATTTGTACCATTTAACTAGAACTTAAGTATCCAAGGTAAggaccaataaataaataactctcaCCAGATAAGTGGTTGGATACTGttctcaattttaataaaatcaattcatagTTAGGGAAGTGcatgtaaatacaatttaaaatcatataaactaGTTGCTGACATGTCACTAAACAGTTGAAAAGTAATTGCACGTACTAAATTATGATTAATCAGAGAAGTTTAACAGCAGTAATATTGCTCTTTCCATGTACTCATGATATACATACACTTCCAGTATTATGTACAAACACTAATGccagtacataatattttttttacgactaTTCTGACATTTCAAGTTTTATGGTAGTTTGACTCTAATTAGAATAATCATATCTAGAATGATGAATTACATTGGATTAAACAATCAGTACAGCAACACAGACAGAAGCCAAGATCAAACCAACCAACCGTTTTAGAAAATGGGccaaaaataacatataattcaAAAAACCGAAGATAGTaccataaaataaatgtacacaaTATGCACAACAAAGTTTATACGTACCATACTTCGGGTGGAGTATGTTAAATagctaaaataattgtaaaaataagaaggaaaattaaaaacttaaaaaaaagcaacacttaattacttatttttaaatcgcttcttaaatatttaaaaatttgttacttgattaaaaacaaCTATCCTTAATAACagagtattatattaataatttaaatgataaaaaaacaaacttacaatTTCTCCTATTTAAATACTCAACAACGATTCAAAAATATGAAACTGACTAAAATGTCCACATTTCTCAAATAATCACTTCTCCTTACACCAGGAAAGAAGCAAACAGCTACAATAAATATCCCGATTTTTCAGAATCTCTTCCACCAATCCTTTAATTACCAGGAAAAGTGGCTACTGGTGAAAAGATAACTTAATAACATAATTGCTTTCATTGTCGTTACTTTACTAAACActcataaaaatgtatgttatacgttgattttatctaatttacttttattacaaactGCACAATAAAAACTACTCGTATTATCCAACTATTAAGAGGAAAAAAGGATGCTTCTATCCAGAGAGAGGTACAGTACATTACTCTTGATGACTAAGGATCATAAAATCtactataattaatttgtattagatTCTATACAGGCTTGAGTTTATGCTTTTTAATTAACagacaaataatttataagatttactaattactttatatttatattactttaatttatttatattactttaatttatttatatttacttaaatttccaACTGCTATCCctcaatttaatgaaaaagacTTTATTTCTCAAACCACTTTGGGAGGTGAATAGCACTGTTTATGAAGATTATGATGAACATTGTTATGATGAAATGAAGTGGATTGTAGATGATAGTACttgaaaataactgattttaaaaccAACATTCTAACCACGGCATCAATTAATTTGgaaaactaaatttcatttagaaGGCTATCATTGATAAATTTCTACATTACAAAAATGACATGcatcacaataaaataattagtcatattattaaaatgactAAAACGTTAGACAAGTAATAGTTATGACCTCCCTCACATCAGAAATCTTcaagttttcaattttaaaatgtactcaaatatataatcttaaatattttctttatagatAGAATAAccattcaaataaacaaaaaatcatacatctttaatggaataaaataagtttaaacactAAAGCACTTAAGACAAACATAActgaataatacaattatttatataaaaataataataacaaaacaataacaattaacaaataacaaataaaaaataacaacaataataataataatgccctgaggtaggtaatcacCACGTACgcaacacaacatctacgttccacgtccaaggtggcaacagctgtactcacgtacaaTACATGCAGCTGGCTAACGaggttccgagtgttgttctcgGACATGCTTTTATTCGGCCGAATTAC belongs to Lycorma delicatula isolate Av1 chromosome 1, ASM4794821v1, whole genome shotgun sequence and includes:
- the LOC142317759 gene encoding uncharacterized protein LOC142317759 codes for the protein MNDKKLTELMRAHLDSNKAYSKKFNSYIRKDYLWKEIESSLNQPGPACKNRWAFLRDQFKKTKRIPKGGQSAENSRKWKYVDQLSFLRSFICDRPSGTNINSHSRESDNKEQLNINFQPDSNNQCIISEEQNLNIDHSVGRNRKQSEKQRISDLRKVRKPYSLLKGSNKEVLCSALLKRYLMDKSKNKADPLECFFSGVSATVKQLSPYYQNIAKSRIFSIVTDLEMKQIMETKSNSNENLSVKQMNQDPTHPHEEQFSVNKYTTNDQPTQKLSTLNINVPSSLYNMQSKLTYNEFDNLSSFYPLHSSNTKLEGISV